In Cytophagales bacterium, a genomic segment contains:
- the folE gene encoding GTP cyclohydrolase I FolE — MNVDIKKSKSKVFPDQIDGINQFNPAVTKSISDNYKTILKALGEYPEREGLAKTPDRIAKTLQYLTQGYRVEPEKILRSAMFKEDHQHMVLVKGIEMYSLCEHHMLPFFGKVHVAYIPNKYIVGLSKIPRVVDAFARRLQIQERLTDQIRDCIQKTLNPMGVAVVIEAKHLCMLMRGIQKQNSIATTSSFTGAFERQATRDEFIRLISADLI; from the coding sequence ATGAATGTAGATATTAAAAAATCAAAAAGTAAAGTTTTTCCTGATCAAATTGACGGGATTAACCAATTCAACCCCGCAGTTACCAAAAGCATATCTGATAATTACAAAACTATACTTAAGGCATTAGGGGAATATCCGGAAAGGGAAGGATTAGCCAAAACTCCGGATAGAATTGCTAAGACTTTACAATATTTAACACAGGGATATCGTGTAGAACCAGAAAAAATCCTGCGTTCAGCGATGTTTAAGGAAGACCATCAGCACATGGTATTGGTAAAAGGCATTGAAATGTATTCCTTATGCGAACATCACATGCTGCCTTTCTTTGGAAAAGTGCATGTTGCCTATATTCCTAACAAATATATAGTCGGTTTGAGCAAAATACCCAGGGTAGTAGATGCTTTTGCAAGAAGGCTGCAGATACAAGAGCGGTTAACAGACCAGATCCGCGACTGTATTCAAAAAACGCTGAATCCCATGGGAGTCGCAGTAGTGATTGAAGCAAAACACCTTTGCATGCTGATGCGCGGCATACAAAAACAAAATTCCATTGCCACTACTTCCTCTTTTACCGGTGCGTTTGAAAGGCAGGCTACAAGAGATGAATTTATCCGGCTTATTTCTGCGGACTTAATTTAG
- a CDS encoding 6-carboxytetrahydropterin synthase, with amino-acid sequence MKVTVCRKEHFNAAHRLYNPQWNDQKNNEVFGKCNNPNYHGHNYELEVKLTGDVDPDTGYVFDMKTMGDIIKENIISMFDHKNLNLDIEEFKDNIPTAENIAIVIWNILRKKIDKNYDLKVTLYETEKDFVEYMGMASSDHCSSDC; translated from the coding sequence ATGAAAGTAACTGTTTGCCGGAAAGAACATTTTAATGCTGCCCATCGGCTATACAATCCGCAATGGAATGATCAAAAAAATAATGAGGTTTTCGGAAAATGCAACAATCCAAACTATCATGGACATAATTATGAGCTGGAAGTAAAGCTAACCGGAGATGTGGACCCGGATACCGGTTATGTTTTTGATATGAAAACCATGGGTGATATTATCAAAGAAAATATTATTTCCATGTTTGATCATAAGAACCTGAACCTGGATATTGAAGAATTTAAGGATAATATCCCCACAGCAGAAAATATTGCAATTGTTATCTGGAATATTTTAAGAAAAAAAATTGATAAGAATTATGATCTAAAAGTAACTTTATATGAAACAGAAAAAGACTTTGTTGAATATATGGGCATGGCATCGTCCGACCACTGTAGCTCGGATTGTTAA
- a CDS encoding T9SS type A sorting domain-containing protein has translation MKKSIIFSSILFFLTLLQGKDCGEVYAQCNTWIQKMDFGGTARRGAVGFSIGNKGYIGTGYDGAAKKDFWEYDMPGNTWSQKADFGGTARGGVVGFSIGSKGYVGTGNDGVNNLKDFWEYDTTSNAWTQKADFGGTARRNVAGFSIGTKGYVGTGYDGVNNLKDFWEYDPLTDTWTQKADFGGPAKNLAVGFSIGSKGYFGTGGAGSGTKDFWEYDPGSNTWTQKADFGGVARSQAEGFSIGDKGYIGTGWTGGASKYKDFWEYNPLTDTWTQKADFGGSARRLATAFSIGSKGYIGTGWDNVANLADFWEYDTTTNTWTQKADFIDARRVVTGFSIGSKGYIGLGWDGLSAKQDLWEYDPITDSWTQKENFPNNILFTRDIFSLGSKGYVATGVYGWPSNTHSKEFWEYDPNASGISITVTSVTNAICGVANGSATVSVSGGAAPYTYAWSNGDSSATADSLVSGIYIVTVTDSNGCSDLAAVTIQANRFITGVSEFQISDFKFRVYPNPFSDETEITYVLDGKANVSLEVFNLLGNVQLLVNESQNSGKYQYSLSAKELGFAAGVYIVKLSVEDKIFTRQLVKL, from the coding sequence ATGAAAAAATCAATCATATTTTCGTCAATCCTTTTTTTTCTCACTCTCCTTCAAGGAAAGGATTGTGGTGAGGTATATGCCCAATGTAACACATGGATACAAAAGATGGATTTTGGTGGTACCGCAAGGCGGGGAGCAGTTGGATTTTCCATTGGCAACAAAGGATATATAGGCACCGGATATGACGGGGCTGCCAAAAAAGATTTCTGGGAATATGACATGCCTGGCAACACATGGTCACAGAAGGCAGACTTTGGTGGAACTGCCAGGGGTGGGGTAGTTGGCTTTTCTATCGGCAGCAAAGGCTATGTTGGAACTGGAAATGATGGTGTAAATAACTTAAAAGACTTCTGGGAATATGACACAACCAGCAATGCGTGGACCCAAAAAGCTGATTTTGGCGGAACAGCAAGAAGAAATGTAGCTGGTTTTTCCATCGGCACCAAAGGCTATGTTGGAACTGGATATGATGGTGTAAATAACTTAAAAGACTTCTGGGAATACGATCCGCTTACCGATACCTGGACTCAAAAGGCAGACTTTGGTGGACCAGCAAAAAACCTGGCAGTAGGTTTTTCTATTGGGAGCAAAGGTTACTTTGGTACAGGAGGTGCAGGTAGTGGTACAAAGGACTTCTGGGAATATGACCCTGGGAGCAATACCTGGACCCAAAAGGCAGACTTTGGAGGAGTAGCAAGATCACAGGCAGAGGGATTTTCTATCGGGGATAAAGGATATATCGGAACCGGGTGGACTGGTGGAGCATCTAAATATAAAGACTTTTGGGAATATAATCCGCTCACTGATACCTGGACCCAAAAGGCAGACTTTGGTGGAAGCGCAAGAAGATTAGCAACTGCTTTTTCTATTGGCAGTAAAGGGTATATAGGTACAGGATGGGATAATGTTGCTAACCTCGCTGATTTTTGGGAATATGATACGACCACAAACACCTGGACCCAAAAAGCAGACTTTATAGATGCAAGAAGAGTTGTGACAGGTTTTTCTATCGGCAGCAAGGGCTATATAGGCTTAGGTTGGGATGGTTTGAGCGCTAAACAAGACCTGTGGGAATATGATCCTATTACTGATTCATGGACACAAAAAGAAAATTTCCCTAATAATATATTGTTTACCAGGGATATCTTTTCTCTCGGCAGCAAAGGATATGTTGCTACAGGGGTATATGGATGGCCTTCGAATACTCATTCTAAAGAATTTTGGGAATATGATCCAAATGCATCAGGTATTTCCATAACTGTTACAAGTGTAACGAATGCCATTTGCGGTGTGGCAAATGGTAGCGCAACAGTAAGTGTAAGCGGAGGCGCTGCTCCCTACACCTATGCCTGGTCCAACGGTGATTCTTCAGCAACTGCTGATAGCCTTGTTTCGGGCATATACATTGTAACCGTAACAGATTCAAACGGATGCAGTGATCTTGCAGCTGTTACCATTCAGGCGAACAGGTTTATAACAGGTGTTAGTGAATTTCAGATTTCGGATTTTAAATTTCGGGTTTATCCTAATCCCTTTAGTGACGAAACAGAAATTACTTATGTTCTAGATGGAAAAGCGAATGTTTCTTTAGAAGTTTTTAATCTATTGGGAAACGTACAATTGCTTGTAAATGAATCACAGAACAGCGGGAAGTACCAATATAGTCTTAGTGCCAAAGAATTGGGTTTTGCTGCCGGGGTTTATATAGTGAAACTGAGCGTGGAAGATAAGATATTTACCAGGCAGTTGGTTAAATTATAA
- a CDS encoding SufE family protein has protein sequence MSSINKTQDSIIEEFSFFDDWTEKYKHIIEIGIKLPVLPDEHKINENKVKGCQSTVWLHTYLNGECLFFEADSDAAIVKGLVSLLVRVYSGQHPDEIINSNLYFIDKIEMRQHLSPNRSNGLAAMVKQMKFYALAYKAKL, from the coding sequence ATGTCCAGCATCAATAAAACGCAAGACTCAATCATAGAAGAATTTTCATTTTTTGATGATTGGACCGAAAAATACAAACATATCATAGAAATTGGCATAAAGTTGCCTGTATTGCCTGATGAACATAAAATTAATGAAAATAAAGTAAAAGGCTGCCAGTCAACGGTGTGGCTCCATACCTATTTAAATGGTGAGTGTTTGTTTTTTGAGGCAGATAGTGATGCTGCGATTGTGAAAGGGCTGGTAAGCTTGTTAGTAAGGGTCTATTCAGGACAGCATCCCGATGAGATCATCAATTCTAATCTGTATTTCATTGATAAAATAGAAATGCGGCAGCACCTTTCGCCCAACAGGTCAAACGGCCTGGCGGCTATGGTAAAGCAAATGAAATTTTATGCGCTGGCGTATAAAGCAAAATTGTAA
- a CDS encoding SDR family oxidoreductase — protein sequence MKVLITGGAGYIGTGLIHKLAGNDKVSEIIVYDNLSRPNYNLFLHEDIPDANIKFVFGDILDSRKLREMLKGVDVVYHFAAKVTTPFANTDPHFFEQVNHWGTAELVYAIEESEVSKLVYTSSTSIYGASDRLVDEDSVPNPRTFYGISKLRGEEHVRRLNDKINTIILRCGNVYGYNPSMRFDAVINHFMFDAHFKNRIQIQGNGKQTRAFIHIKKVDEALARLMETNIPSGVYNLLDQNMSVLEVVDVIKEIYPTLEFIFINQHMDLRELHVNPKSRLYRYFKLPETNLKDELMAFKESFAFRTVEEVVELI from the coding sequence ATGAAAGTACTAATTACTGGTGGAGCAGGCTACATAGGTACCGGCCTGATACATAAATTAGCCGGAAATGACAAAGTTTCGGAAATTATTGTTTATGATAATCTGAGCAGGCCGAATTATAATCTTTTTCTTCACGAAGATATTCCTGATGCTAATATTAAATTTGTTTTTGGAGATATATTGGATTCAAGAAAGCTAAGGGAAATGTTGAAAGGGGTTGATGTTGTATATCATTTTGCTGCAAAAGTAACTACTCCCTTTGCCAATACTGATCCTCACTTTTTTGAACAGGTTAATCATTGGGGTACGGCAGAGTTGGTTTATGCCATTGAAGAGAGCGAGGTATCAAAGCTGGTCTATACCAGCAGCACTTCTATTTATGGCGCTTCAGACAGGCTGGTAGATGAAGATTCCGTTCCCAACCCGAGAACCTTTTATGGAATTTCGAAATTACGGGGGGAGGAACATGTGAGAAGGTTAAATGACAAGATCAATACAATTATTCTGAGATGCGGCAATGTGTATGGTTACAATCCAAGTATGAGATTCGATGCGGTGATAAATCATTTTATGTTTGATGCGCACTTTAAAAATCGTATACAAATACAGGGTAACGGAAAGCAGACGAGAGCCTTTATCCACATTAAGAAAGTAGATGAAGCTCTTGCCAGACTGATGGAAACCAATATTCCCTCAGGTGTTTATAACCTGTTAGACCAGAATATGTCTGTTTTGGAAGTAGTGGACGTAATAAAAGAAATATACCCTACATTGGAGTTTATTTTCATCAACCAGCACATGGATTTAAGGGAATTACACGTAAATCCCAAAAGCAGATTATACCGGTACTTCAAGCTTCCTGAGACAAATTTAAAAGATGAATTGATGGCTTTTAAGGAGAGTTTTGCTTTCAGGACGGTGGAGGAGGTAGTGGAGTTAATATAA
- a CDS encoding DUF59 domain-containing protein: MAAINTENDIKALKETIIEVLKTIYDPEVPVNIYEMGLIYEIEVFPVNNVYVKMTLTSPACPVAETLPPEVEAKVKSIPEVNDVTLDLVWDPPWDQTKMSEAAKLELGFM, encoded by the coding sequence ATGGCTGCAATAAACACTGAAAACGATATTAAAGCATTAAAGGAAACGATCATTGAAGTGCTTAAAACCATTTATGATCCTGAAGTTCCGGTTAATATTTACGAAATGGGATTGATCTATGAAATAGAAGTTTTCCCGGTCAACAATGTTTACGTTAAAATGACCTTAACTTCTCCAGCCTGTCCCGTTGCAGAGACTTTACCACCAGAAGTTGAAGCAAAAGTCAAGTCTATACCGGAAGTAAATGATGTGACGCTGGATCTGGTATGGGATCCGCCATGGGATCAAACCAAGATGAGTGAAGCAGCAAAGTTGGAATTGGGTTTTATGTAG
- a CDS encoding phosphoadenylyl-sulfate reductase: MFNINPIKQQITNYQKQKLRLFASSSFQTHSIVLLHILSKIDKSIPIYFINTGYLFPETIRYKEQITALLELDVQDVFSPTPKHLQKDETGRLLFTSNPEFCCYLNKTQPLEPILAAHDVWISGIRADQSTNRQEMKKEEKAPFNTLRYHPMLDWDTRLIEQYLKEYDLPRHPLEEKGYFSIGCEPCTRKFILDDGDGSEIRDGRWFGMNKTECGLHTDLVEK; the protein is encoded by the coding sequence ATGTTTAATATCAATCCTATAAAACAACAAATCACCAACTATCAAAAGCAAAAGTTAAGGCTATTTGCCAGTTCATCATTTCAAACGCATAGTATAGTTTTATTACACATTTTGAGTAAAATTGATAAGAGCATTCCCATATACTTTATCAATACCGGTTATTTGTTCCCTGAAACGATCCGATACAAGGAACAAATTACAGCGTTACTTGAGTTGGACGTACAAGATGTTTTTTCACCAACACCCAAACATTTGCAAAAAGATGAAACGGGAAGGTTGTTATTTACTTCTAATCCTGAATTTTGCTGCTATTTAAACAAAACCCAGCCTTTAGAACCTATCCTGGCAGCGCATGACGTTTGGATCAGTGGAATACGTGCAGACCAGAGTACCAACAGGCAAGAAATGAAAAAAGAGGAAAAAGCTCCGTTTAATACCCTCCGCTATCATCCTATGCTTGACTGGGATACCAGGTTGATTGAACAGTACCTTAAAGAATATGACCTGCCGAGACATCCGCTTGAGGAAAAAGGATATTTCAGTATTGGATGTGAACCATGTACGCGAAAATTTATCCTTGATGATGGTGATGGCTCTGAGATTAGAGACGGCAGATGGTTTGGAATGAATAAAACTGAATGCGGGCTGCATACTGATTTAGTAGAAAAATAA
- a CDS encoding ATP-binding cassette domain-containing protein: MIKKLVIFLLFLLILLPYSTGSSGIKKIKALATTTIIYDIAINIAGNKIEVNCLMPVGGDPHLYDPVPGDAQKVVESDVVLKNGLMLEGWLDEIIENAGGNRPIVVVTKGIKPFVSEAFHGSPDPHAWMDPILVIEFARNIKNTFIQLDAKNAGYYTENFTRYKQELIELDSYIKNNIYTIPEQKRVLITSHDAFRYYGSRYGVRVEALMGISTDAEVQIGDVNNIINVIKTTGISAIFMESTINPKLLRQLAKDHGVVIGGKLFADSLGDEESGADTYLKMLKQNTDTIVTALTMTGNRNTERKRTLLPLFIAVGLLFGIGFLWVFLKIKQIAPNSTQSNNWDHYNIDINKISVSYQRKTVLSNITLSIESGKLYGLIGPNGAGKSTLLKSILGLIPIDNGCIKINGRSIDEVRDKIAYIPQKEEIDWAFPATVEDIVITGRLPHKRQFERFNSDDRSICSNAMETVGISEYVDRQISDLSGGQQQRVFIARALCQQAEILLFDEPFVGVDIKTEEKIVQIIKDLAQQNKTIVLIQHDLAKVKDYFDYVIMLNQWLIAFGKTKDVFTQQNITATYAARLTILQETEKYVYE; this comes from the coding sequence ATGATAAAGAAACTGGTCATATTTTTACTCTTTTTGTTAATACTTCTACCCTACTCTACAGGGAGTTCAGGAATAAAAAAGATCAAAGCGCTGGCTACAACAACCATCATCTATGACATTGCAATAAATATTGCAGGCAACAAAATTGAAGTGAACTGCCTGATGCCTGTAGGAGGTGACCCACATCTTTATGATCCCGTTCCGGGAGATGCTCAAAAAGTAGTAGAATCAGACGTAGTGCTGAAAAACGGGCTTATGCTGGAAGGCTGGCTGGATGAAATTATTGAAAATGCAGGGGGGAATCGCCCAATTGTTGTTGTTACTAAGGGTATAAAACCATTTGTCAGCGAAGCTTTCCATGGCTCCCCTGACCCGCATGCATGGATGGACCCCATATTGGTTATTGAATTTGCCCGTAATATCAAAAATACTTTTATTCAATTAGATGCAAAAAATGCCGGCTATTATACTGAAAACTTTACTCGCTACAAACAAGAGCTTATTGAGCTGGATAGCTACATAAAGAATAATATCTATACAATTCCTGAGCAAAAAAGGGTGTTGATCACTTCTCATGACGCTTTCAGGTATTATGGAAGTAGATATGGTGTCAGGGTTGAAGCGCTTATGGGCATTTCAACGGATGCTGAAGTACAGATCGGAGACGTTAATAATATCATAAACGTGATCAAAACCACAGGGATCAGTGCAATATTCATGGAATCAACCATCAATCCGAAACTTTTAAGACAGTTGGCTAAAGATCATGGCGTTGTTATCGGGGGAAAGCTTTTTGCGGATTCGTTGGGCGATGAAGAAAGCGGGGCAGATACTTATCTGAAAATGTTAAAACAAAACACCGATACCATCGTCACTGCATTGACTATGACTGGCAATCGTAATACGGAACGTAAAAGAACACTGCTGCCTTTGTTTATTGCAGTGGGATTACTTTTTGGGATAGGATTTTTATGGGTTTTCCTAAAAATAAAACAAATTGCTCCGAATTCTACCCAGAGCAATAATTGGGATCATTATAACATAGATATCAATAAAATATCTGTCTCCTATCAAAGAAAAACCGTTCTATCAAATATTACCCTTTCTATCGAATCAGGTAAACTATACGGCTTGATAGGGCCCAATGGCGCTGGCAAATCCACCCTTTTAAAATCTATACTCGGATTGATCCCCATTGACAATGGTTGTATTAAAATAAACGGCAGATCTATTGATGAAGTCAGGGATAAGATCGCCTATATCCCTCAAAAAGAGGAAATTGACTGGGCATTCCCGGCTACAGTCGAAGATATCGTGATCACCGGCAGGCTGCCCCATAAAAGACAATTTGAAAGATTTAACAGTGATGACAGGTCAATCTGCTCAAACGCTATGGAAACAGTGGGGATCAGCGAATATGTTGACCGCCAGATCTCCGACCTTTCAGGCGGGCAGCAGCAAAGGGTTTTTATAGCAAGGGCGCTTTGCCAGCAAGCTGAAATCCTCTTGTTTGATGAGCCTTTCGTGGGCGTTGATATAAAAACCGAGGAGAAGATCGTTCAAATTATCAAAGACCTGGCACAACAAAACAAAACAATCGTGCTCATTCAGCACGACCTGGCAAAAGTGAAGGATTACTTTGACTACGTGATCATGCTCAATCAGTGGTTGATAGCATTTGGAAAAACTAAAGATGTATTTACCCAGCAAAATATAACGGCTACTTATGCCGCACGGCTTACTATTTTGCAGGAGACTGAGAAGTATGTTTATGAGTGA
- a CDS encoding metal-dependent transcriptional regulator — protein MTLTYTEENYLKAIYHLAGGGDKEVSTNSISESMNTKPASVSDMLKKLSQKNLINYEKYKGLTVTKEGIKTALQVIRKHRLWEVFLVEKLKFNWDEVHEVAEELEHIRSNYLVERMDEFLGFPQYDPHGDPIPDANGQIKAKNKIPLTELSLNNEGIVVGVKESTSSFLKYLDKSGIHLGAKIKVLDKIEFDGSVEIEIDNKKTLIVSQKVSDNIFVTD, from the coding sequence ATGACACTAACCTACACAGAAGAAAACTACCTGAAAGCCATCTACCATTTAGCCGGTGGTGGTGATAAAGAAGTATCTACAAACTCCATATCAGAGTCAATGAACACGAAGCCGGCTTCGGTAAGTGATATGCTGAAAAAGCTGTCTCAAAAGAATCTGATCAATTATGAAAAATATAAGGGGCTGACCGTTACAAAAGAAGGCATAAAAACAGCTTTACAAGTCATCCGGAAACATCGTTTGTGGGAAGTATTTCTGGTAGAAAAGCTAAAATTTAACTGGGACGAAGTTCATGAAGTAGCAGAGGAACTGGAACATATAAGATCAAATTATCTCGTAGAACGCATGGATGAATTTCTTGGTTTTCCGCAATATGACCCGCATGGAGACCCAATACCGGATGCAAATGGTCAAATTAAAGCAAAGAATAAAATCCCCCTGACTGAATTATCACTAAATAATGAAGGTATTGTTGTGGGAGTTAAAGAATCAACCTCTTCATTTCTCAAATACCTTGATAAATCCGGGATCCATTTAGGTGCAAAGATCAAAGTTCTGGATAAAATTGAATTTGACGGGTCTGTTGAAATTGAGATTGATAACAAAAAAACACTCATCGTATCGCAAAAAGTATCGGATAACATTTTTGTTACAGATTGA
- a CDS encoding BrxA/BrxB family bacilliredoxin → MYSEKMVAPMRAELTTVGFQELKSPEEVEDLLKDHKGTTLVVVNSVCGCAAGSARPGVILATKNSNKKPGKLTTVFAGVDTEATGKAREYMQPYPPSSPSIALFKDGELVHIIERHHIEGRTPEMIAENLVGAFEEFC, encoded by the coding sequence ATGTATTCAGAAAAAATGGTAGCTCCAATGCGGGCAGAACTTACTACGGTAGGTTTCCAGGAACTAAAATCACCTGAAGAAGTTGAAGATCTTTTAAAGGATCATAAAGGAACAACTTTAGTAGTGGTAAATTCTGTCTGCGGCTGTGCAGCAGGCAGCGCAAGGCCGGGCGTAATATTAGCCACCAAAAACAGCAACAAAAAACCTGGTAAGCTAACTACGGTCTTTGCAGGCGTAGATACTGAAGCTACCGGAAAAGCCCGGGAATATATGCAGCCTTATCCTCCCTCATCGCCTTCCATTGCTTTATTTAAGGATGGAGAGTTGGTGCATATTATAGAAAGGCATCACATTGAAGGAAGAACACCTGAGATGATCGCTGAGAATCTGGTGGGGGCATTTGAGGAGTTTTGTTAA